The segment tactgattgTCGCCATATAACTGGGGTATCACTCACCGAAatcagtgtaaaactgaactcactcatgcaTGCCTTCATTATTTCTTCAGGGACCGAACCAGCACCAACATCAACACCCTCTGGCAACCAGACAAACCCTACCACTCCTGCAACCATCGTATCAAGCCCTACCACTCCATCCAACCAGTCGACCAGTACTGCACCCGTGACGTCATCAATTTCACCGAATgcatcaacatcaacagcacCTCCTACCAgtacaaacacatcaacatctGCCACGACTACAACCACCGCCAGACAGGCAACCCAACACTTCGATGGCCCATCCTTCATCGGCGGAATCGTTCTCTGTGCTGGCATTATGGCTATTGTTTTCTTTGGGTGCAAATTTTACAAAGCGCGACAAGAAAGAAATTACCATACCTTATAAGGAGGCATATGTT is part of the Haliotis asinina isolate JCU_RB_2024 chromosome 6, JCU_Hal_asi_v2, whole genome shotgun sequence genome and harbors:
- the LOC137286544 gene encoding porimin-like, which translates into the protein MIRPLLSAVFIAFAFHLFFLSTSHGEDVDCTTYNNLSANCCADACMFLNCTKDGQIGCFNLTTNMTETCPQTDPALAMTCNGTEPAPTSTPSGNQTNPTTPATIVSSPTTPSNQSTSTAPVTSSISPNASTSTAPPTSTNTSTSATTTTTARQATQHFDGPSFIGGIVLCAGIMAIVFFGCKFYKARQERNYHTL